The sequence CGTAGGCTTCGCGGCGTTCGTGTTGCTGATCGCGCTGGCCGTGACGTCGCCGCGGGCGATGGTGCGTAAGCTCGGGCGACGCTGGCAGATGCTGCATCGTTCGATCTACGCAATCGGCGCGCTCGCGATCCTGCATTTCTGGTGGATGAAGGCGGGCAAACACGATCTGGTTTTGCCGAAAATCTACGGGGCCATCATGGTGGCGCTGCTGGGCTGGCGGTTGATCGTATGGTTGCGCGAGCGGAGAGTGAAGGTGCGATAACCGGCGAGCTTCGCGTTCATCGGCACAGCGCGCCAAAATAAAAAGGGCGATGCCGTTTCGCGGCATCGCCCTTTTTTCATTGCTTGTGACTTATATCGTAATGACGCCGACGTTTACGCCGGCAAGATCGTTTCACCCGCAAACAACTGCGTGACCTCTTCGCGTGCACGAACCAGATGCACCTGTGTACCATCCACCATTACCTCGGCCGCACGCGGACGGGTGTTGTAGTTGGAGCTCATCACGAAGCCGTACGCGCCGGCCGAGCGAATCGCCAGCAGGTCGCCGGGTTCGACCGCGAGCAGGCGCTCGCGACCCAGCCAGTCGCCGCTTTCGCACACCGGACCCACCACGTCGTACACATGAGCCGGCACGTCGCGCTTCAGTACCGGGTCGATGGCGTGATAGGCCTCGTACATGGCGGGACGCGCGAGATCGGTCATCGCCGCGTCGACGATGGCGAAGTTCTTTTCCGCGCCCGGCTTCAGAAACTCGACGCGCGTCAGCAGCACGCCCGCATTGCCGACCAGCGAACGGCCCGGCTCGAAATACACTTCGCGATGGCCGTGACCACGCGCTTCGATACGATCCAGCACCGTGCGCACGAACTCGCCGATTTCCGGCGGCGTTTCGTTGTCATACGTAATGCCGAGACCGCCGCCCACGTCGATGTGGCGAATCTTCACGCCGTCCTGCTCGATCTGCTCGACCAGTTCCAGCACCTTGTCCACCGCGTCCAGATAGGGCGCGACTTCGGTGATCTGCGAACCAATATGGCAGTCGATGCCGACCACCTCGAGATTCGCCATCGCCGCCGCGGCTTGATACGTGGCGCGCGCGTCGTCGAAAGCGACGCCGAACTTGTTCGACTTCAGTCCGGTGGAAATGTACGGATGCGTCTTCGCGTCGACGTCGGGATTCACGCGCAGCGAAACCGGCGCCTTCTTGCCCATTGCCGCAGCCACCGCATTCAGACGATCAAGCTCGGGAATCGATTCGACGTTGAAGCATTTGACGCCGGCCGCGAGCGCGTCGCGCATTTCGTCCGCATGCTTGCCGACGCCGGAAAACACGGTGTTTTCCGCTTTGCCGCCGGCTGCCAGCACGCGCGCCAGTTCGCCGCCCGACACGATGTCGAAGCCCGCGCCGAGACGCGCGAACACATTCAGCACCGCGAGATTGCTGTTGGCCTTAACGGCCACGTGCACGGTTGCGCGACGGCCAGCGCAAGCGCCTGCGTACGCGTTCCATGCTGCGGTCAGCGCGGCACGCGAATAGACGTACAGCGGCGTGCCGAACTGCTCGGCGAGGGAGACGGCGGACACGCCTTCGGCGTGCAGCACGCCGTCGACGTAGTCAAATGCGGATCGAGTCATGCGAAAGTCTTATTGAACGGGTGTGGCGGCAGAGGCAGGCAGCGGTGCCTCCGTAGCGGAAGCAGCGGAAGCGGGTGGCGTGGCGAGTTCGGTTTCGGGCGCCAGCGAGAGCGGCGAGCCCGACGTGTCCGGCACCTCGCCCATGGGGCTTGGCGTGCCCGGATTCACTGTGGAGTTGGTAGCGGCCGGCGGTGCCTGCGTACGATCGGCCGGCTTGGCCGGTAGCGGCGGTACGGCCGGCAAATAGAGCGAACCGCGTTGTCCGCAGCCGGCGAGTGCACAACCTGCGAGAATGGCTAAACCCGCTACAATCGCGCGGCCGGACGTCGCCGCGCGCATCCGAGATACGACTCGCATGACTGTCCCTGAATAAATAATCGATGGAGTTTAGCATGTCCGATAGTGATTACCTGACCCGCGCCGAAGCCGCGCTAGCCGCCATCGAACGCGCGGTTGACGACATCGCCGCCGACATCGAACTCGAGCGCAGCGGCAACGTGCTGACCCTCGAATTCGAGAACCGCACGAAGATTATCGTCAACCTGCAACCGCCCATGAGCGAGATCTGGATCGCCGCGAAAGCGGGCGGTTTTCACTTCCGTTTTATCGACGGCGAATGGCGCGATACTCGCAACGGCACGGAATTTTTCTCCGCGCTGTCGGAGTACGCGACGCAACAGGCCGGCGAGCCGGTTCACTTCGAAGCGTAAGCGCGGCATCAACGTGACTGCGTAAACGAAAACCGCCGCGTATCGAACGCGGCGGTTTTTGCACTTCTGGCGGGCTAAAAAAACCAGCAAGCCAGGAAGAAGCGGCCTCAGTGCCCGCGGAACAGATTCATGATGTCCTGCTTTTCCTGTTCTCCGACCTGCTCGGGCGCGGCCGCTGCGGCGCTCGCGTCGGCGTCGAGCGCGGCCTGACTGATGCCGACCGTCGAAACGAAACCGTTGCCCGGCGTGAAGTCGTCGAAATACAGTTCCGAGCCGATTTCGGTGATGCCTTCCGGCATCGGCATCCTGTAGTCCGGCACGCCCTTGAGCGCGCGGCTCATGTACTCGATCCACACCGGCAGCGCCAGGCCGCCGCCGGTTTCCCGGTCGCCGAGACTGCGCGGATTGTCGTAGCCGATCCACGCGATCGCCGTGAGCGTGTGCTGATAACCGGCGAACCACGCGTCGCGCGAATCGTTGGTCGTGCCCGTCTTGCCGCCGATGTCGGTGCGTTTCAACACGTTGGTCTTCGCGCCCGTGCCGCGTTGCGCGACGCTCAGCAGCAGGCTGTTCATTACGTACGCGTTGCGCGGTTCGATCGCGTGCGGCGCGCTTTGCGCGGCCACCAGCGGCTGCGCGTGCGCGACCACGATGCCACGCTGATCGGTGACTTCGGCGATCAGATACGGATTGACGCGATAGCCGCCGTTGGCGAACACCGAGAACGCGCCCGCCATTTGCAGCGGCGTGACGAGACCCGCACCGAGCGCCATCGGCAGATAGGCGGGGTGACGGTCCGCGTCGAAGCCGAAACGCGTGATGTACTGCTGCGCGTACTTCGTGCCAATCTGGTTGAGGATCCGGATCGACACCAGGTTCTTCGACTTCTGCAGCGCGGTGCGCATGGTCATTGGGCCGTCGAAACCGCCGCCGTAGTTCTTCGGCTCCCACGCCTGGCCGCCGGTCTCCGCGGCGCTGAAAAAGAGCGGCGCATCGTTGATGACGGTAGCAGGTCCAAGACCCTTTTCGAGCGACGCCGAATAGATGAACGGCTTGAAGCTCGAACCCGGTTGACGCCACGCCTGAGTCACGTGGTTGAACTTGTTCTTGTTGAAGTCGAAGCCGCCGACCAGCGCGCGAATCGCGCCATCTTGCGGGATCACCGAAACGAACGCGCCTTCCACTTGCGGCAATTGCGTGATCGACCAATTGCCGTCGTCGTTCTTGATCAGACGGATGATCGCGCCGGGCCGCACCCGCTGATTCGGCTGCGCGCGCGGACCGAGCGCGGCTTGCGCGAAGCGCAGGCCGTCACCCTGAATGGTCGCGACATTGCCGTCGATGAATGCGGCCTGCACCTGTTTCGGATTCGCCGAGGTCACCACCGCAGCGATGATTTCGCCGTTGTCCGGATGTTCGAGCAGCGCGTCGTCGATGGCCTGTTCGCGATCGTCCGCGTCGGACGGCAGATCGATGAACGCCTCTGGGCCGCGATAACCGTGACGCCGTTCGTAGTCCATCAGCCCTTTGCGCAGCGCGCGGTAGGCGACATCCTGATCGGCCGAATCGATCGTGGTCACCACGTTCAGGCCGCGCGTGTACGCCTCTTCGCGATACTGCGCATACATCATCTGCCGGACCATTTCCGCGACGTACTCCGCGTGCACGCTGAATTCCTTGCCCGCGCCCTTGACCACGAGCGGTTGCTTGCTCGCTTCGTCGTACTGTTCCTGGGTGATGTAGCGCAGCTCGAGCATGCGCTGCAGGATGTACTGCTGACGTATCTTCGCGCGCTTCGGATTGACCACCGGGTTGTACGCGGACGGCGCCTTCGGTAGGCCGGCGAGCATGGCCGACTCGGCCAGCGTCAGATCCTTCAGGTCCTTGCCGAAATACACCCGCGCCGCGCTCGCAAAGCCGTAGGCGCGCTGCCCGAGATAGATCTGATTCATGTACACCTCGAGAATCTGATCTTTGGTCAGCTTCGACTCGATCTTGTACGCGAGTAGCATCTCGTAGATCTTGCGCGTGTAGGTCTTCTCGCTCGACAGGAAGAAGTTGCGCGCCACCTGCATGGTGATCGTGCTGGCGCCCTGCGTGGCATGGCCGTTAGTCAGCGCGACGATACCGGCGCGCGCGATACCGGTGAGATCGACGCCGCCGTGATCGTAGAAGCGCGCGTCTTCAATGGCGAGCACCGCTTTTTTCAGGCTATCGGGCACGTCCTGGATATGGACGATGTCACGCCGTTCTTCGCCGAATTCGCCGATCAGCACGTGGTCCGCCGTGTAGATGCGCAGCGGCACCTTGGGCCGGTAATCGGTCAGTGCATCGAGTGACGGCAGGTTAGGCGTGGCCACGACCAGCGCATAGCCGAGCACCAGCAGCACGCACAGAATGCCTGCGACGATCAGACCGACAAAGCCGATCATGAGCTTCAGCCACAACGGGCGTTTGCGCTTCTGCGGCGCGGGCGGCGGGGACGTAGGAGACGTGGATTGCATAGTGGCACCAAAAAACAGTCCCGCGATTATAGCCGCCTCGCTTTTCAGCTTTCGGCCGGCTTACGAGCGTTGCCCGATAAGCCGGCGCGCCACACGCGGGATTGACTTCACTGTAGACGCTTTGATGCCGCGTGGGGCGTGCGTCACGCAACGTTAGCCATTCGGCTGAGTGTCGCTCGACGCCGCGCTTGCGCACAATTCTTCCTCGTTACTCG is a genomic window of Paraburkholderia bryophila containing:
- the cyaY gene encoding iron donor protein CyaY, whose product is MSDSDYLTRAEAALAAIERAVDDIAADIELERSGNVLTLEFENRTKIIVNLQPPMSEIWIAAKAGGFHFRFIDGEWRDTRNGTEFFSALSEYATQQAGEPVHFEA
- a CDS encoding penicillin-binding protein 1A; this translates as MQSTSPTSPPPAPQKRKRPLWLKLMIGFVGLIVAGILCVLLVLGYALVVATPNLPSLDALTDYRPKVPLRIYTADHVLIGEFGEERRDIVHIQDVPDSLKKAVLAIEDARFYDHGGVDLTGIARAGIVALTNGHATQGASTITMQVARNFFLSSEKTYTRKIYEMLLAYKIESKLTKDQILEVYMNQIYLGQRAYGFASAARVYFGKDLKDLTLAESAMLAGLPKAPSAYNPVVNPKRAKIRQQYILQRMLELRYITQEQYDEASKQPLVVKGAGKEFSVHAEYVAEMVRQMMYAQYREEAYTRGLNVVTTIDSADQDVAYRALRKGLMDYERRHGYRGPEAFIDLPSDADDREQAIDDALLEHPDNGEIIAAVVTSANPKQVQAAFIDGNVATIQGDGLRFAQAALGPRAQPNQRVRPGAIIRLIKNDDGNWSITQLPQVEGAFVSVIPQDGAIRALVGGFDFNKNKFNHVTQAWRQPGSSFKPFIYSASLEKGLGPATVINDAPLFFSAAETGGQAWEPKNYGGGFDGPMTMRTALQKSKNLVSIRILNQIGTKYAQQYITRFGFDADRHPAYLPMALGAGLVTPLQMAGAFSVFANGGYRVNPYLIAEVTDQRGIVVAHAQPLVAAQSAPHAIEPRNAYVMNSLLLSVAQRGTGAKTNVLKRTDIGGKTGTTNDSRDAWFAGYQHTLTAIAWIGYDNPRSLGDRETGGGLALPVWIEYMSRALKGVPDYRMPMPEGITEIGSELYFDDFTPGNGFVSTVGISQAALDADASAAAAAPEQVGEQEKQDIMNLFRGH
- the lptM gene encoding LPS translocon maturation chaperone LptM; this encodes MRVVSRMRAATSGRAIVAGLAILAGCALAGCGQRGSLYLPAVPPLPAKPADRTQAPPAATNSTVNPGTPSPMGEVPDTSGSPLSLAPETELATPPASAASATEAPLPASAATPVQ
- the lysA gene encoding diaminopimelate decarboxylase, which encodes MTRSAFDYVDGVLHAEGVSAVSLAEQFGTPLYVYSRAALTAAWNAYAGACAGRRATVHVAVKANSNLAVLNVFARLGAGFDIVSGGELARVLAAGGKAENTVFSGVGKHADEMRDALAAGVKCFNVESIPELDRLNAVAAAMGKKAPVSLRVNPDVDAKTHPYISTGLKSNKFGVAFDDARATYQAAAAMANLEVVGIDCHIGSQITEVAPYLDAVDKVLELVEQIEQDGVKIRHIDVGGGLGITYDNETPPEIGEFVRTVLDRIEARGHGHREVYFEPGRSLVGNAGVLLTRVEFLKPGAEKNFAIVDAAMTDLARPAMYEAYHAIDPVLKRDVPAHVYDVVGPVCESGDWLGRERLLAVEPGDLLAIRSAGAYGFVMSSNYNTRPRAAEVMVDGTQVHLVRAREEVTQLFAGETILPA